From the genome of Malus domestica chromosome 04, GDT2T_hap1, one region includes:
- the LOC103437190 gene encoding probable sodium/metabolite cotransporter BASS5, chloroplastic isoform X2: MKFKKMVLQLHAPLNNHHHHYSHRRHHRHHYRQRRHHLQIQRRLNIHNPPQIQLPKLAFSIPISPSLRFSLDSRSISPLRSHKLSASFDSGSGQNYASEPPQIPQQNKVSFLEVLKKSNSFLPHVTLASTLLALVFPPSFTWFTNRYYAPALGFLMFAVGVNSSEKDFLEAFKRPAAILAGYTGQFLVKPILGYVFGTITVAIFGLPTPVGAGIMLVSCVSGAQLSNYATFLTDPTMAPLSIVMTSLSTASAVFITPLLSLLLIGKRLPVDVRGMVSSILQIVVTPVAAGLLLNRFLPRICGAIRPFLPPLSVFVTACCVGAPLAINIESVMSPFGLTVLLLVIAFHLTAFVAGYFLTGVVFHTAPDVKALQRTLSYETGMQSSLLALALANRFFQDPLVGVPPAISTVIMSLMGFSLVMVWAKKKEEQ; the protein is encoded by the exons ATGAAATT CAAAAAAATGGTCTTGCAATTGCATGCTCCTCTtaacaaccaccaccaccactacagccaccgccgccaccaccgccaccactACCGCCAGCGCCGCCACCATTTGCAGATTCAGCGTCGTCTCAATATCCACAATCCACCTCAAATCCAGCTGCCTAAGCTCGCTTTCAGTATCCCAATCTCGCCGTCGCTACGCTTCTCTCTTGATTCCCGGTCGATTTCTCCTT TGCGATCGCATAAGCTCTCGGCTTCGTTTGATTCGGGTTCGGGTCAAAATTATGCATCCGAACCACCGCAG ATCCCTCAACAGAATAAGGTTTCTTTCCTGGAGGTCctgaagaaatcaaattcttttctGCCACACGTAACCCTTGCTAGCACGCTGTTGGCTCTCGTCTTTCCACCTTCTTTCACATGGTTTACCAACAg GTACTACGCACCtgcattagggtttttgatgtTTGCAGTTGGGGTTAATTCCAGCGAAAAGGATTTCCTTGAAGCTTTCAAAAGACCGGCAGCTATTTTAGCTGGTTATACTGGCCAATTTCTTGTCAAGCCGATTCTTGGATATGTTTTTGGCACTATCACAGTAGCCATATTTGGTCTTCCAACTCCAGTAG GTGCTGGGATTATGTTAGTATCTTGTGTTAGTGGCGCCCAGCTCTCAAACTATGCTACTTTTCTGACGGACCCTACAATGGCCCCTCTAAGCATCGTCATGACGTCATTATCTACTGCTTCTGCTGTATTTATCACACCCCTCTTATCGTTGTTGCTTATTGGAAAGAGACTGCCTGTTGACGTAAGGGGAATGGTGTCCAGCATTCTGCAGATTGTAGTCACACCAGTTGCTGCAGGCTTGCTTTTGAATCG GTTCCTTCCCCGAATATGTGGTGCTATTCGGCCATTTTTGCCTCCGCTCTCTGTATTTGTGACAGCTTGCTGTGTTGGAGCACCACTTGCCATTAACATTGAGTCTGTTATGTCTCCTTTTGGACTAACTGTTTTGTTGCTCGTTATAGCATTTCATTTGACGGCATTCGTAGCCGGCTATTTTCTTACTGGCGTGGTCTTTCATACGGCACCTGATGTTAAAGCCCTACAAAGAACACTATCTTATGAGACAG GAATGCAAAGCAGCCTTCTGGCCTTGGCCCTTGCAAATAGATTTTTCCAAGATCCGCTCGTTGGAGTGCCTCCGGCAATCTCT ACCGTGATCATGTCTTTGATGGGCTTCTCCCTTGTCATGGTTTGGgccaaaaagaaagaagaacaatGA
- the LOC103437190 gene encoding probable sodium/metabolite cotransporter BASS6, chloroplastic isoform X4, giving the protein MFAVGVNSSEKDFLEAFKRPAAILAGYTGQFLVKPILGYVFGTITVAIFGLPTPVGAGIMLVSCVSGAQLSNYATFLTDPTMAPLSIVMTSLSTASAVFITPLLSLLLIGKRLPVDVRGMVSSILQIVVTPVAAGLLLNRFLPRICGAIRPFLPPLSVFVTACCVGAPLAINIESVMSPFGLTVLLLVIAFHLTAFVAGYFLTGVVFHTAPDVKALQRTLSYETGMQSSLLALALANRFFQDPLVGVPPAISTVIMSLMGFSLVMVWAKKKEEQ; this is encoded by the exons atgtTTGCAGTTGGGGTTAATTCCAGCGAAAAGGATTTCCTTGAAGCTTTCAAAAGACCGGCAGCTATTTTAGCTGGTTATACTGGCCAATTTCTTGTCAAGCCGATTCTTGGATATGTTTTTGGCACTATCACAGTAGCCATATTTGGTCTTCCAACTCCAGTAG GTGCTGGGATTATGTTAGTATCTTGTGTTAGTGGCGCCCAGCTCTCAAACTATGCTACTTTTCTGACGGACCCTACAATGGCCCCTCTAAGCATCGTCATGACGTCATTATCTACTGCTTCTGCTGTATTTATCACACCCCTCTTATCGTTGTTGCTTATTGGAAAGAGACTGCCTGTTGACGTAAGGGGAATGGTGTCCAGCATTCTGCAGATTGTAGTCACACCAGTTGCTGCAGGCTTGCTTTTGAATCG GTTCCTTCCCCGAATATGTGGTGCTATTCGGCCATTTTTGCCTCCGCTCTCTGTATTTGTGACAGCTTGCTGTGTTGGAGCACCACTTGCCATTAACATTGAGTCTGTTATGTCTCCTTTTGGACTAACTGTTTTGTTGCTCGTTATAGCATTTCATTTGACGGCATTCGTAGCCGGCTATTTTCTTACTGGCGTGGTCTTTCATACGGCACCTGATGTTAAAGCCCTACAAAGAACACTATCTTATGAGACAG GAATGCAAAGCAGCCTTCTGGCCTTGGCCCTTGCAAATAGATTTTTCCAAGATCCGCTCGTTGGAGTGCCTCCGGCAATCTCT ACCGTGATCATGTCTTTGATGGGCTTCTCCCTTGTCATGGTTTGGgccaaaaagaaagaagaacaatGA
- the LOC103437190 gene encoding probable sodium/metabolite cotransporter BASS5, chloroplastic isoform X1 produces MSFSSGLLCKKMVLQLHAPLNNHHHHYSHRRHHRHHYRQRRHHLQIQRRLNIHNPPQIQLPKLAFSIPISPSLRFSLDSRSISPLRSHKLSASFDSGSGQNYASEPPQIPQQNKVSFLEVLKKSNSFLPHVTLASTLLALVFPPSFTWFTNRYYAPALGFLMFAVGVNSSEKDFLEAFKRPAAILAGYTGQFLVKPILGYVFGTITVAIFGLPTPVGAGIMLVSCVSGAQLSNYATFLTDPTMAPLSIVMTSLSTASAVFITPLLSLLLIGKRLPVDVRGMVSSILQIVVTPVAAGLLLNRFLPRICGAIRPFLPPLSVFVTACCVGAPLAINIESVMSPFGLTVLLLVIAFHLTAFVAGYFLTGVVFHTAPDVKALQRTLSYETGMQSSLLALALANRFFQDPLVGVPPAISTVIMSLMGFSLVMVWAKKKEEQ; encoded by the exons ATGTCTTTCTCCTCCGGGTTGCTGTG CAAAAAAATGGTCTTGCAATTGCATGCTCCTCTtaacaaccaccaccaccactacagccaccgccgccaccaccgccaccactACCGCCAGCGCCGCCACCATTTGCAGATTCAGCGTCGTCTCAATATCCACAATCCACCTCAAATCCAGCTGCCTAAGCTCGCTTTCAGTATCCCAATCTCGCCGTCGCTACGCTTCTCTCTTGATTCCCGGTCGATTTCTCCTT TGCGATCGCATAAGCTCTCGGCTTCGTTTGATTCGGGTTCGGGTCAAAATTATGCATCCGAACCACCGCAG ATCCCTCAACAGAATAAGGTTTCTTTCCTGGAGGTCctgaagaaatcaaattcttttctGCCACACGTAACCCTTGCTAGCACGCTGTTGGCTCTCGTCTTTCCACCTTCTTTCACATGGTTTACCAACAg GTACTACGCACCtgcattagggtttttgatgtTTGCAGTTGGGGTTAATTCCAGCGAAAAGGATTTCCTTGAAGCTTTCAAAAGACCGGCAGCTATTTTAGCTGGTTATACTGGCCAATTTCTTGTCAAGCCGATTCTTGGATATGTTTTTGGCACTATCACAGTAGCCATATTTGGTCTTCCAACTCCAGTAG GTGCTGGGATTATGTTAGTATCTTGTGTTAGTGGCGCCCAGCTCTCAAACTATGCTACTTTTCTGACGGACCCTACAATGGCCCCTCTAAGCATCGTCATGACGTCATTATCTACTGCTTCTGCTGTATTTATCACACCCCTCTTATCGTTGTTGCTTATTGGAAAGAGACTGCCTGTTGACGTAAGGGGAATGGTGTCCAGCATTCTGCAGATTGTAGTCACACCAGTTGCTGCAGGCTTGCTTTTGAATCG GTTCCTTCCCCGAATATGTGGTGCTATTCGGCCATTTTTGCCTCCGCTCTCTGTATTTGTGACAGCTTGCTGTGTTGGAGCACCACTTGCCATTAACATTGAGTCTGTTATGTCTCCTTTTGGACTAACTGTTTTGTTGCTCGTTATAGCATTTCATTTGACGGCATTCGTAGCCGGCTATTTTCTTACTGGCGTGGTCTTTCATACGGCACCTGATGTTAAAGCCCTACAAAGAACACTATCTTATGAGACAG GAATGCAAAGCAGCCTTCTGGCCTTGGCCCTTGCAAATAGATTTTTCCAAGATCCGCTCGTTGGAGTGCCTCCGGCAATCTCT ACCGTGATCATGTCTTTGATGGGCTTCTCCCTTGTCATGGTTTGGgccaaaaagaaagaagaacaatGA
- the LOC103437190 gene encoding probable sodium/metabolite cotransporter BASS5, chloroplastic isoform X3: MVLQLHAPLNNHHHHYSHRRHHRHHYRQRRHHLQIQRRLNIHNPPQIQLPKLAFSIPISPSLRFSLDSRSISPLRSHKLSASFDSGSGQNYASEPPQIPQQNKVSFLEVLKKSNSFLPHVTLASTLLALVFPPSFTWFTNRYYAPALGFLMFAVGVNSSEKDFLEAFKRPAAILAGYTGQFLVKPILGYVFGTITVAIFGLPTPVGAGIMLVSCVSGAQLSNYATFLTDPTMAPLSIVMTSLSTASAVFITPLLSLLLIGKRLPVDVRGMVSSILQIVVTPVAAGLLLNRFLPRICGAIRPFLPPLSVFVTACCVGAPLAINIESVMSPFGLTVLLLVIAFHLTAFVAGYFLTGVVFHTAPDVKALQRTLSYETGMQSSLLALALANRFFQDPLVGVPPAISTVIMSLMGFSLVMVWAKKKEEQ; encoded by the exons ATGGTCTTGCAATTGCATGCTCCTCTtaacaaccaccaccaccactacagccaccgccgccaccaccgccaccactACCGCCAGCGCCGCCACCATTTGCAGATTCAGCGTCGTCTCAATATCCACAATCCACCTCAAATCCAGCTGCCTAAGCTCGCTTTCAGTATCCCAATCTCGCCGTCGCTACGCTTCTCTCTTGATTCCCGGTCGATTTCTCCTT TGCGATCGCATAAGCTCTCGGCTTCGTTTGATTCGGGTTCGGGTCAAAATTATGCATCCGAACCACCGCAG ATCCCTCAACAGAATAAGGTTTCTTTCCTGGAGGTCctgaagaaatcaaattcttttctGCCACACGTAACCCTTGCTAGCACGCTGTTGGCTCTCGTCTTTCCACCTTCTTTCACATGGTTTACCAACAg GTACTACGCACCtgcattagggtttttgatgtTTGCAGTTGGGGTTAATTCCAGCGAAAAGGATTTCCTTGAAGCTTTCAAAAGACCGGCAGCTATTTTAGCTGGTTATACTGGCCAATTTCTTGTCAAGCCGATTCTTGGATATGTTTTTGGCACTATCACAGTAGCCATATTTGGTCTTCCAACTCCAGTAG GTGCTGGGATTATGTTAGTATCTTGTGTTAGTGGCGCCCAGCTCTCAAACTATGCTACTTTTCTGACGGACCCTACAATGGCCCCTCTAAGCATCGTCATGACGTCATTATCTACTGCTTCTGCTGTATTTATCACACCCCTCTTATCGTTGTTGCTTATTGGAAAGAGACTGCCTGTTGACGTAAGGGGAATGGTGTCCAGCATTCTGCAGATTGTAGTCACACCAGTTGCTGCAGGCTTGCTTTTGAATCG GTTCCTTCCCCGAATATGTGGTGCTATTCGGCCATTTTTGCCTCCGCTCTCTGTATTTGTGACAGCTTGCTGTGTTGGAGCACCACTTGCCATTAACATTGAGTCTGTTATGTCTCCTTTTGGACTAACTGTTTTGTTGCTCGTTATAGCATTTCATTTGACGGCATTCGTAGCCGGCTATTTTCTTACTGGCGTGGTCTTTCATACGGCACCTGATGTTAAAGCCCTACAAAGAACACTATCTTATGAGACAG GAATGCAAAGCAGCCTTCTGGCCTTGGCCCTTGCAAATAGATTTTTCCAAGATCCGCTCGTTGGAGTGCCTCCGGCAATCTCT ACCGTGATCATGTCTTTGATGGGCTTCTCCCTTGTCATGGTTTGGgccaaaaagaaagaagaacaatGA
- the LOC114824352 gene encoding uncharacterized protein, which yields MQAFNSNNDGDYEVFVTVENTVIPLDESPPTPLPLPRITILFNVVISYNVDSDITGPIRAYNARLRLDHPFHSFTSCPRDAVSNMIAAMQIPFPLDRLRWKTQSFGGSTEPLESVEAMISKIVNGVNAMVSDGKLGIIVTIEKEIKMVAHQVFDEMQMLEVQARELRDELESEILGNHQDNRALLAIYDDGLQLPQEGWARQLREEWGSAVSRLNHISVMLSADDMHGLEGAIETLLGLRDSVIRTCAKMRLVLALLRQNTRDSDDRLLTEAVVRESLDQAVFRPMPATKASVEALNKFVFDGSSCDQLCVVCLEKMLSGDQVTCLPCSHIFHGDCIIQWLNSGHTCPVCRFRFPTN from the coding sequence ATGCAAGCTTTCAATTCCAACAACGACGGTGACTATGAAGTTTTTGTCACGGTAGAGAATACAGTTATCCCACTTGACGAGTCGCCTCCGACTCCGCTTCCGCTTCCTCGGATCACGATTCTTTTCAACGTGGTCATAAGCTACAATGTCGATTCGGATATCACCGGGCCGATCAGAGCCTACAATGCAAGGCTCCGACTTGATCACCCTTTTCACTCCTTCACATCCTGTCCACGAGATGCTGTATCCAACATGATCGCCgccatgcaaatccccttcccGTTAGATCGTCTCCGGTGGAAAACGCAGAGTTTTGGCGGGAGCACCGAGCCATTAGAGAGCGTGGAAGCCATGATAAGCAAAATAGTTAATGGGGTCAATGCCATGGTGAGTGATGGGAAGCTGGGCATAATTGTTACAATAGAGAAGGAGATTAAAATGGTTGCACAccaagtgtttgatgaaatgcagATGTTGGAAGTTCAGGCCAGGGAACTGCGGGATGAGTTGGAATCAGAAATACTGGGCAACCATCAGGACAATCGTGCATTGCTTGCGATTTACGACGATGGACTTCAACTTCCACAAGAGGGTTGGGCCAGGCAACTGCGTGAAGAGTGGGGATCCGCGGTATCACGGCTTAATCACATTAGTGTTATGCTTTCTGCTGACGATATGCATGGATTGGAGGGTGCTATAGAAACCCTATTGGGACTTCGGGATAGTGTGATAAGAACCTGTGCGAAAATGCGCCTAGTCTTGGCCTTGTTGCGGCAAAATACAAGGGATAGCGATGATAGGTTGTTGACAGAAGCGGTTGTGAGAGAGTCATTAGATCAGGCTGTGTTCAGGCCAATGCCTGCAACCAAAGCATCGGTCGAGGCCTTGAACAAGTTTGTGTTTGATGGTTCGAGTTGTGATCAGCTGTGCGTGGTTTGCTTGGAAAAGATGTTGAGTGGGGATCAAGTCACTTGCTTGCCGTGCTCTCATATTTTTCACGGAGACTGTATCATACAGTGGCTCAACTCGGGTCACACCTGCCCTGTTTGTAGATTCAGATTTCCGACAAACTGA